DNA sequence from the Fusobacterium perfoetens ATCC 29250 genome:
TAGCTATCGTTTCCAATAGTTGTCCCAGACTACAAGGCAAGTTCTTTACGTGTTACTCACCCGTCCGCCACCTTACTATCACCGAAGTGAATTCAAGTAGACTTGCATGTGTTAAGCATTCTGTCAGCGTTCATCCTGAGCCAGGATCAAACTCTTCATTAAAACTTTATATTTATTGACTAGGTCAATTATTAACACTTACCGTTATTAAACACCAAAATATGGTTGTTTGCTTGTCATATATCTCTATTCTGTTGTTAATGTCCTTAGTTCCGTATCTCACGGACAAGATTAATTATACCTTAGAAATTAAAATATGTCAACATATTTTTTAAATATTTTTATATTTTTTAAATTTTCCTTTATTTTCAAGCACTTCTTCTTTAATAATTAAATTTCCTTCATCTAATATTTCTTCATTTACTAATATTTTATAGTAACCTACTCTATCTTTTTCTTCTAAAGGTAAATCAATTGGATAATATTCTATTAAAAATTTTACTGTACTTTCTTTTTTTATTATTTTAGAAAAATCTTTTTCTGGATAAATATCTATATTTTTTTTATTACCATTTTTTATTTCAATATTATCTAAAACTATATCTTTATTTAAAAATATTTGATTTTTATATTTATCAAAAAATTTTGTTATATCTTTTAATATTTTATAATCACGTTCTTTTTCATTTTTCCCCCCAAGAACAACATATATTATATTCATTCCATCTTTTTTAGAAAGAACACTCATATTATATCCAGCTTGAGAATGATGCCCTGTTTTTAAACCATATATTCCTTGTTGTCCAAGAATATTATTTCTATTTTTTAATTTTTGTTTTCCATTATAAATAGTTACTTCTTTTTTGGAAGATAAATTTATTAATGATTCATATTCTAATGCTTTTAAAGATAATTTATAAATTCCTAAAGTACTTCCTATATCCATAGGTTTTCCTGTCATTGATGTTGGTAATCCTGTTGGAGTAAAAAATTTTACTTCATTTTCGATTCCAAGTTCTATGCTCTTATTTTTCATTCTCTTTATAAAAGTATCAACATTTCCTTTCCCTATATATTTTGCTAAAGCATAAGCCGCATTATTTGCTGAATGTATAGCAGTAGCTTTTATTAAATCTTCCACTGTAATTCTTTGTCCTTCATACATCCAAACCTTACTTCCATTTATTTTTAATATTTCATTATCTATTACAACTTTATCTTTTAAACTAATTTCTTTATTTTTTATAGCATCATAAGTTACAAGTAAAGTCATTATTTTAGTAACAGAAGCTAAAGGATATAATTGTTTTTCATTCTCCTTTATATAAATATTTCCTACTTGATCACCTAACAAATAACTTCTATAATTTTTTGTATTATTTTCATTAGAATATATAAAATTAAATATTATTAAAAAACATATTATTATTTTTTTCAAAGAATTTGCTCCTTATTTTTTTCTAAAATTATATCATCTTTTCATAATAAAAAAAAGAGAGAAATTATTTTCACTTCATAATAATTCTCTCTTTAATTATACTATTTTTGTTTTTTAGAAAGATAATCTTCAATAGCAGCTTTTATAGCTTCTTCAGCTAGTACTGAACAATGCATTTTTGCTGGTGGTAATCCTCCTAATTCTTCTACTACTGCTTTATTTGTTAATTTCAAAGCCTCTTCTATTGATTTTCCTAATACCATTTCAGTTGATACTGAAGACGAAGCTATTGCAGAAGCACATCCAAACGTTCTAAATTTTACATCTGTTATTATATCATTTTCTATTCTTAAAAATATCTCCATTATATCTCCACAAGATGGATTTCCTATTTTACCATATCCATCTGGATTTTCCATTACTCCTACATGTTTAGGATTCATAAAATGTTCCATTACTTTTTCTGTATATTGCATAATTCTCTCCTTATTTTCTATTTATATATTCATTCCATAGAGGTGATAAAGTTCTTAACTTTTCTATTGTTTCTATAACAACATTTAAAGTATAGTCAATCTCCTCTTTAGTATTATATTTCCCTAAACTAAATCTAATTGTTCCATGGGCAAATTCTTCTGGAATTCCCATAGCTAAAAGTACATGTGAAGCTTGTAAATCATTTGATGAACAAGCTGAACCAGAACTTACTGCAATTCCTTTCATACTAAGATGTAAAAGTATAGATTCTCCTTCTACATATTTAAATGTTACACTAGATGTTCCAGATAATCTTTTAGTATTTTTTGAATTTATTACAATTTCTGGTAATTTTTTTAATAATTCTTCTTCAAAATAATCTCTTAATTCTGATATTCTTTTATTTTCTTCATCTTTATTTTTAAATTGTTTTTCTAAAGCATTAGCTAATCCTATTATTAATGGAGTATTTGTTGTTCCAGGTCTCATTTTTCTTTCTTGGTCTCCACCTGTTATAACTTTTCCAAGTCTAACTCCATTTCTCACATATAAAGCTCCTATCCCTTTAGGACCATAGAATTTATGTGCTGTAAAAGCTAAAGTATCTATTCCAATTTCTTTTGGTTTTATATCATATTTTCCCATAGATTGAACTGCATCTACATGGAATAAAATTTTGTTTTCTTTTGCTATTTTAGCTATTTCTTCTATCGGTTGAATTGCCCCAGTTTCATTATTAGCATGCATTACTGTTATTAAGATAGTTTCATCTTTTATTGCTTTTCTAATCTCCTCAGGGTCTACAACTCCGTCTTTATTTACCCCTATAACAGTTACCTCATATCCTTCACTTTCTAAGTCTTTACAAGTATTTCTTACTCCTGGATGTTCTATAGCACTTACAATTATATGTTTTCCTCTATTTTTATAAGCTCTTGCTATTCCTCTTATAGCTAGGTTATCTGATTCTGTTCCAGAACCTGTAAAAATAATTTCTTCTGGAAGAACTCCTAATATATCAGCAACTTTTTTTCTAGCTTCAGCAACTGCTTTTCCTGTTTCTTGCCCAAATAAATGTAAACTAAAAGCATTTCCATATTCTTCTTTAAAAAAAGGTATCATGCTTTCAAATACTTCATCATCTAATCTAGTTGTTGCATTATTATCTAAATATATTTTCATTTATTTTCATCTCCTATATGTCATAGACTAATTTCCTATCCATATATATTTATATCATTCCTTAGCATTTTTGTCAAGAATTATATTCAAGATTTTTTATTTTTTAAAATAATCACAAACTTCTTTTATTTCACACTCTTGACATTTAGGTCGTCTAGCTATACATTTATCTCTTCCTTGTAAAATTATATAATGTGAAAAATCTATCCAACTTTTTTTAGGAACAATTTTCATTAAATCTTGCTCTATTTTTTCAGGAGTTTTTTCTTTTGTAAGACCTAATAAATTAGTAATCCTTTTTACATGAGTATCGACTGTTATTCCATCAGCTAATCCCCATATTTCTCCTCTTACTACATTAGCTGTTTTTCTTCCTACTCCTCCTAATTCTAGTAATTTTTCCATCTCTTTAGGTAATTCACTATTATATTTTTCTATAAGTTGTTGACTTGCTTTTTTTATATTTTTTGCTTTATTTCTATAAAAGCCTGTGCTTTTTATCAATTCTTCTATTTCTTCTATTTCTAAACTAGCAAAATCTTCAGGAGTATTATATTTTTTAAACATTTCTTCAGTTACAATATTTACTCTTTTATCTGTACATTGAGCTGATAGAATAACTGCTACTAAAAGTTCAAAAGGACTTTCATAATTTAATGCACATTTTGGTTTTCCGAATTTTTCTTCTAAAGTTTTTAGAATATATTTTACTTTTTCTTTTTTATTCATAATCACTCTCTTTCACTTTTAAAAAATAGACGGCTAAAACCGTCTATTTTATTAAAGTTTTTATAAATAACATATGCTCCACACCTTTATATTCATCTATCGAATCGAATACAAAGCCATTTTTCTTAAAAGTTTTTATCGAAGCTATATTTTCTTCTAAAATATAAGCTAATACTATTGATATTTCTTTTCTTTCTTTTAAAAGATTTTCTAAACTCATTTTAATTATATCAAAACTATAATTTTTCTGTCGTATTTTTTCAATCAAATAAATATTTATAATAGCTATTTCTCCATCAAGCTCAAATTTTATATACCCTAAAAATTCTTCATCTTCATTAGTTACTGTATATAATAAATAAGCAGAGGATTTTATTAAAAATTTATACCATCTTTTATGATTTTCCCATTGCTGTCTTTCAGTAGAAATATAATATTTTTTTATATAATTTAAATGAATATTATTATAAATATTTTCTATATCACTTTCTTTTGTTTTTCTAAGAAATATCAATATATCACCTTTCTACTTTAAAACTATTTTTAAAAATCTTTTTTTACCCATTTTTACAATAATATATTCTTTTTCTTCAAATAAATCCTTTGTAATCATAAATTTCACATCTGTTATTTTTTCATCATTAACAGACATTCCATTTTGTTCTATTAATCTTCTTCCTTCACTTTTATTTTTTAATACTTTATTAACTGATAAAAATTCTGTTAACTCTACTCCTAATTGCTTTTCTGTAATTTCTTTTGTTGGTACATTTTCCATGTTATTTCCAGAACCAAATAAAGCTTCTGAAGCTAATTTTGCTTTTTCAGCTTCATCTTCTCCATGAATCATCTTAGTTATTTCATAAGCCAATACAACTTTAGCTTTATTTATTTCAGCATCTTTTAAAGAACTTAATCTTTTTACTTCATCCATAGGAATAAATGTTAATAAAGATAAACATTTTTCTACATCAGCGTCATCAACATTTCTCCAATATTGATAAAATTCATATGGTGTTGTTTTTTTAGGGTCAAGCCACAAAGCTCCTTTTGCAGTTTTTCCCATCTTCTTACCTTCACTATTAGTAAGTAATGTACAAGTCATTCCATATGCTTCTTCTTGCTTTTTCTTTCTAATAATGTTAATTCCTGCTATGATATTTGACCATTGGTCATCTCCACCTAATTGCATTTTACAATTATATTTTTGATTCAATACATAAAAATCATATCCTTGCATCAACATATAGTTAAATTCTAAGAAAGAAAGTCCCCCATTTTCCATTCTTGTTTTAAAACATTCAGCTGATAACATTCTATTAACTGAAAAAAGAGAACCTATATCTCTTATAAATTCTATATAATTAAGGTCTAATAACCAATCTCCATTATTAGCTAGAATAGCTTTTCCATCAGTAAAGTCTATAAATTTTTCCATTTGTTTTTTTATACAAGACACATTATGAGCTATTGTTTCTTTAGTCATCATTTGTCTCATATCTGTTCTTCCACTAGGGTCCCCTATCATAGCTGTTCCGCCACCAATTAAAGCTATTGGTCTATGTCCAAATTTTTGCATATGAGCCATAAACATCATAGCTATAAAATGCCCTACATGTAAACTATCTGCTGTTGGGTCAAACCCTATATAAAATGTTACTTTTTCTTCTCCTAATAATTTTTTTATTGCTTCTTCATCTGTAAATTGTTTTAAATATCCACGTTCTTTTAATACATCATAAACATTATTCATTATAATCCTCCTAAAATTTTCTCTATTTTATATTTACATAAAAGAAGCTACAATATCTATAATCTGTAAATTGTTTTAACTGTCCTCTTTCTCTTAGAACATCACAAATTTTTTCCAATTTAATTCCCCCTTACTTATTCTACAAACAATTTTATCATAGTTTCTTTTTTTTTTCTAGTAAAAAATCCTATAATAATTCTTGAAATATTTAATTATTTTATAAGAATTTGATATAGAAAATAAAAAAAAGAGATGTCATACATCTCTTAAATACTTTTATAAATGGCGGGAGTGACGAGACTCGAACTCGCGACCCCTAACGTGACAGGCTAGTGCTCTAACCAACTGAGCTACACCCCCATTTTAATGGTGGTCACAATAGGACTTGAACCTATGACCCCCTGCTTGTAAGGCAGGTGCTCTCCCAACTGAGCTATGCGACCGTAAGTGGTGGTGAGAGATGGATTCGAACCATCGAAAGCGTAGCTGGCAGATTTACAGTCTGCTCCCTTTGGCCACTCGGGAACCTCACCATATTTATATAATAATTGGTACCCCGTAGGGGAATCGAACCCCTGTTTCCAGAGTGAAAATCTGATGTCCTAACCGTTGAACGAACGGGGCATTTATCTGGTGCCGCTTACCGGAATCGAACCAGTCACCTACTGATTACAAGTCAGTTGCTCTACCAGATGAGCTAAAGCGGCGTCACACACAAGAGTTATTATATCTTATAATATATTTTTTGTCAACATTTTTTTATTTTTTTTCTTCATTTTTTTATTTTTTCTTTTATTTTCAATGATTTTTTATCCAAAAATTCTTTTGAAAAATCCTTTTTTTATGTCTAACTTTAAGAAAGGGACCTCTTTTCCTAATAATCTCTGAACTATATTTTTATACGCCTTGTATGCTAATGAATTTCCTTTAAATACTAAAGGTTCTCCTTTATTAGTAGAAATAACAATACTCTCATCATCAGGAACTACACCTATTACATCTTGAGCTAAAATATCCACTACATCTTGAACACTTAACATATTTCCTTGTTTTACCATATCTATTCTTAATCTATTAACTAAAAGTTTTATTTCATTTATTTCACTTGCTAAAAGTAATCCTATTATTCTATCAGCATCTCTTACAGCAGAAACTTCTGGTGTTACCACTACAATAGCCTCATCTGCAGCTACTATAGCATTTTTAAATCCTTGTTCTATTCCTGCTGGACAGTCTATAAGTATATAATCAAAATCTCCTTTTATAGCTTCTATCAATTCTTTCATTTGTTCTGGTGTTACATCATTTTTATCTCTTGTTTGAGCTGCTGGAATAAGATATAAATTTTTATTTCTTTTATCTCTTATAACTGCTTGTTTTATCTTACAACGTCCTTCAATGAGATCAACTAAATCATAAACTATTCTATTTTCTAAGCCCATAACAACATCTAAATTTCTAAGTCCTATATCTGTATCTATAAGAAGTACACTTTTTCCCTCTAGTGCTAAACCACTTCCAATATTAGCTGTTGTTGTTGTTTTTCCTACTCCTCCTTTACCGGAAGTAATTACTAGAACTTTCCCCATTTTTCCCTCCTATTTCACTCTTCTATTTCCCTTTAGACATTCTTATAATTAAGTATACCACATTAACTTTATTACAATCAATAATTTTTTTATTGTAATTATTATTTCTTTTTTATAAATTATATATTATAATTTATATGACAATTCAATTATTTTAAGGAGGAACTATGACTGTATTATTTTTTAATTATCCTAAATGTTCTACATGTGTTAAAGCTAGAAAATGGCTAGAAGAAAATAAAATTGATTTTACAAGTAGACACATAGTCGAAGAAAAACCTACTGCAGAAGAATTAAAATCTTTTATTAAACTAAGTAATCTACCTCTTAAGAAATTTTTTAATACTAGTGGGATTTTTTATAGACAACTTAATCTAAAAGACAAAATTCCTACTATGACTGAAGACGAAGCTATTAATCTTCTTTCTTCTAATGGAATGTTAGTTAAAAGACCTTTAATCGTATGTGACAAAGGTATATTAATCGGTTTTAAAGTTGATGAATGGAAAAACTTTTTTGAAAAATAAAAAAAGTTTAAAATTAAAAAATAACTATTAGATAAGTTTTAATACAACAATTATTTTTCAACAAAAAAAGGATTAACTATAAATAGTTAATCCTTTTTAAAAATATTATTTATTTTTAATTGTTATTTAGAGATATTGTAAAATACATCCATTCCGTTATATTGAGCCATATCTCCTAACTCTTCTTCTATTCTTAATAATTGGTTATATTTAGCCATTCTGTCAGTTCTTGAAGTTGAACCAGTTTTAATTTGTCCAGCGTTTGTTGCTACAGCTATATCAGCTATTGTAGCATCTTCTGTTTCTCCAGATCTATGAGAAACTACAGCTGTCATTCCTGCTCTTTTTGCCATTTCAATAGCATCTAAAGTTTCAGTTAATGTTCCAATTTGGTTAAGTTTTATTAATATAGCATTTCCAGCTTTTAATTCAATTCCTCTTTTTAATCTTTCAGTATTTGTTACAAATAAGTCGTCTCCAACTAATTGAACTTTGTCTCCTAATTTAGCAGTTAATAATTGCCATCCTGCCCAGTCATCTTCTCCTAATCCATCTTCTATAGATTTAATTGGATATTTTTCAACTAAACTTGCATACCATTCTACCATTTCTTCAGAAGTTCTTACAACTCCTCCTTCTCTTTTGAAATGATATTCAAATTTTCCATCTACTTCTTTACAGAATTCACTTGAAGCAGCGTCCATAGCAAAAGTAATATCTTTTCCTGGCTCATATCCTGCTGCTTTTATAGCTTCCATTATTAAATCTAAAGCCCCTTCTGTTCCGTTAATTTTAGCAGGTGCATATCCACCTTCATTTCCTACATTAGTAGAATCTCCATTAGCTTTTAATAATTTTCCTAAGTGATGGAATACTTCACAACCCATTCTCATAGCTTCATTAAAGTTTGCAGCTCCAACTGGTTGAATCATGAACTCTTGAACATCTACTGCTGAATCAGCATGTGATCCTCCATTTAAAATATTCATCATAGGTAAAGGTAATTCTTTTGCATTTACTCCACCTAAATATTTATATAAAGGCATTCCTAAAGCTTCAGCTGCTGCTTTAGCTACTGCTAAAGATACACCTAGTATAGCATTTGCTCCTAATCTTCCTTTGTTAGGTGTTCCATCTAAAGCAATCATAGCTTTGTCAATTTTAACTTGGTCTAAAGCATCCATTCCTAAAATTAATTCTTTAATTTCTGTATTAACATTGTTTACTGCTGTTAATACTCCTTTTCCTAAATATCTAGATTTATCTCCATCTCTTAATTCTACTGCCTCATAAGCTCCTGTAGAAGCTCCTGATGGAACAGCAGCTCTTCCTTTTGCCCCACATTCTAATACTACATCTACTTCTACTGTAGGATTTCCTCTTGAATCAAGTATTTCTCTTGCTACTACATCAATTATTCTTGTCATTTTTTCCTCCTATTTTTTATTTTATATCTCTCAGTTTTATTTTACTCTAATAATTTTTACTGTATTTGTTGTTCCTGGCATAAATACTTCTTCACCACATGTAGCTGCTATTATATCTCCAGATTTTACTAATCCTAATCCTACTGCAGCTTTTTCAGCATTTTCCATAAAGTCATTTAAGTTTTTAAAATCTCCACTTAAATAAGGAATAACTCCTTTACTTAATAATAATTGATTGAAAGATTTTTGACTATTTGTCACTGCTAAAATCATTGCACTAGGGAAATATTTTCTTAAACTTCTAGCAGCTCTTCCTGATCCAGTTCCTACTACTATTAATTTAGCTCCTAATACTTCTGCAGCATCAACACATCCTTTTGCTACTGCTTCTGTAATTCCTATTTCTTCTTTTTTATCATAATCTACATTACTATATAATAATGGGTCTGTCTTTTCAGCTATTCTTGTCATAACTTCTACTGCTTCAACTGGATATTTTCCTTTTGCACTTTCACCAGATAACATTACTGCGTCTGTTCCATCTAATATAGCATTAGCAACGTCATTAGCTTCTGCTCTTGTTGGTCTAGGGTTATTAATCATAGAATCTAACATTTGAGTAGCAGTAATAACTGGTTTTCCAGCTTGATTACATTTTTCTATCATCATTTTTTGAGCAAATGGAACTTCTTCTACTGGTATTTCTACTCCTAAATCTCCTCTAGCTACCATTATTCCGTCAGAAAGCTCCAATATTTCATCAAAGTTATCTAATCCTTCTTTATTTTCTATTTTAGAAATTATTTTTATATCTGCTCCACCATTTTCAGTTAATACTCTTCTAACTTCTCTTACGTCGTCACCTTTTCTTATAAATGATGCTGCTACAAAGTCTATTCCTTGTTGACATCCAAATTTTAAGTCAGCTATATCTTTTTTAGCTAAGGCTGGTAAATTAACTTTTACATTTGGTAAGTTAACTCCTTTATTTTCACCTAACATTCCATTATTTTCTACAACACATTTAACTTCATTTCCAACTATTTCTTTTACAGTTAACTCTATTAATCCATCATCTATTAATACTGTATTTCCTACAGATAAATCTTTTGCAAAATCATCATAAGTAACTGCCACTATTTTACTATTTCCTATAACAGTTTTATCTGTTGTTATTGTAAAGTCTTGACCAGCAACTAATTTTACATCTTCTCCATTTTCTAATTTTATAGTTCTAATTTCAGGTCCTTTTGTATCCAATAATATAGCTGCTTTTAATCCTGTTTCTTCTTTAACTTCTCTTAAAGCTGCTATTCTAGCTGCATGTTCTTCATGACTTCCATGAGAAAAGTTTAATCTCATTACATTCATTCCAGCTTTTAATAATTTTGTTAACATTTCTTTTGATTCGCTTTTTGGTCCAATAGTACATACTATTTTTGTTTTTTTCACAAAATCACCTCTATAATTTATTAAAAATTTTATTACAAACATAACCAATATATATTTAACATCCTAATTTTAAACAAATTTTTTATTTTTGTCAATTTTCTTAAAGGTTATTTTTTCATCTATTTTAGTTATATCCTTACTCAAATATTGAACTTTTTTATATAAATTTTATTTTTTTATAATTTCATTTTAAAATCATAAAAAAAAGAGATGCTTTGCATCTCTTTAAAATCTTTTAAATGGCGGGAGTGACGAGACTCGAACTCGCGACCCCTAACGTGACAGGCTAGTGCTCTAACCAACTGAGCTACACCCCCATTTTAATGGTGGTCACAATAGGACTTGAACCTATGACCCCCTGCTTGTAAGGCAGGTGCTCTCCCAACTGAGCTATGCGACCATAAGTGGTGGCCAGAGGCGGAATCGAACCACCGACACGGGGATTTTCAGTCCCCTGCTCTACCGACTGAGCTATCTGGCCAAATAAAATATTTCTTTCTAAAAAAAAATGGCGGAGAACCAGAGACTCGAACTCTGAAGCCTTACGGCGTCGGTTTTCAAGACCGATTCCTTACCAATTAGGATAGCTCTCCAGCACATATGGTACCCCGTAGGGGA
Encoded proteins:
- the eno gene encoding phosphopyruvate hydratase, whose product is MTRIIDVVAREILDSRGNPTVEVDVVLECGAKGRAAVPSGASTGAYEAVELRDGDKSRYLGKGVLTAVNNVNTEIKELILGMDALDQVKIDKAMIALDGTPNKGRLGANAILGVSLAVAKAAAEALGMPLYKYLGGVNAKELPLPMMNILNGGSHADSAVDVQEFMIQPVGAANFNEAMRMGCEVFHHLGKLLKANGDSTNVGNEGGYAPAKINGTEGALDLIMEAIKAAGYEPGKDITFAMDAASSEFCKEVDGKFEYHFKREGGVVRTSEEMVEWYASLVEKYPIKSIEDGLGEDDWAGWQLLTAKLGDKVQLVGDDLFVTNTERLKRGIELKAGNAILIKLNQIGTLTETLDAIEMAKRAGMTAVVSHRSGETEDATIADIAVATNAGQIKTGSTSRTDRMAKYNQLLRIEEELGDMAQYNGMDVFYNISK
- the minD gene encoding septum site-determining protein MinD, translating into MGKVLVITSGKGGVGKTTTTANIGSGLALEGKSVLLIDTDIGLRNLDVVMGLENRIVYDLVDLIEGRCKIKQAVIRDKRNKNLYLIPAAQTRDKNDVTPEQMKELIEAIKGDFDYILIDCPAGIEQGFKNAIVAADEAIVVVTPEVSAVRDADRIIGLLLASEINEIKLLVNRLRIDMVKQGNMLSVQDVVDILAQDVIGVVPDDESIVISTNKGEPLVFKGNSLAYKAYKNIVQRLLGKEVPFLKLDIKKGFFKRIFG
- the nth gene encoding endonuclease III; the encoded protein is MNKKEKVKYILKTLEEKFGKPKCALNYESPFELLVAVILSAQCTDKRVNIVTEEMFKKYNTPEDFASLEIEEIEELIKSTGFYRNKAKNIKKASQQLIEKYNSELPKEMEKLLELGGVGRKTANVVRGEIWGLADGITVDTHVKRITNLLGLTKEKTPEKIEQDLMKIVPKKSWIDFSHYIILQGRDKCIARRPKCQECEIKEVCDYFKK
- the pykF gene encoding pyruvate kinase PykF, which encodes MKKTKIVCTIGPKSESKEMLTKLLKAGMNVMRLNFSHGSHEEHAARIAALREVKEETGLKAAILLDTKGPEIRTIKLENGEDVKLVAGQDFTITTDKTVIGNSKIVAVTYDDFAKDLSVGNTVLIDDGLIELTVKEIVGNEVKCVVENNGMLGENKGVNLPNVKVNLPALAKKDIADLKFGCQQGIDFVAASFIRKGDDVREVRRVLTENGGADIKIISKIENKEGLDNFDEILELSDGIMVARGDLGVEIPVEEVPFAQKMMIEKCNQAGKPVITATQMLDSMINNPRPTRAEANDVANAILDGTDAVMLSGESAKGKYPVEAVEVMTRIAEKTDPLLYSNVDYDKKEEIGITEAVAKGCVDAAEVLGAKLIVVGTGSGRAARSLRKYFPSAMILAVTNSQKSFNQLLLSKGVIPYLSGDFKNLNDFMENAEKAAVGLGLVKSGDIIAATCGEEVFMPGTTNTVKIIRVK
- a CDS encoding GNAT family N-acetyltransferase — protein: MIFLRKTKESDIENIYNNIHLNYIKKYYISTERQQWENHKRWYKFLIKSSAYLLYTVTNEDEEFLGYIKFELDGEIAIINIYLIEKIRQKNYSFDIIKMSLENLLKERKEISIVLAYILEENIASIKTFKKNGFVFDSIDEYKGVEHMLFIKTLIK
- a CDS encoding cysteine desulfurase family protein encodes the protein MKIYLDNNATTRLDDEVFESMIPFFKEEYGNAFSLHLFGQETGKAVAEARKKVADILGVLPEEIIFTGSGTESDNLAIRGIARAYKNRGKHIIVSAIEHPGVRNTCKDLESEGYEVTVIGVNKDGVVDPEEIRKAIKDETILITVMHANNETGAIQPIEEIAKIAKENKILFHVDAVQSMGKYDIKPKEIGIDTLAFTAHKFYGPKGIGALYVRNGVRLGKVITGGDQERKMRPGTTNTPLIIGLANALEKQFKNKDEENKRISELRDYFEEELLKKLPEIVINSKNTKRLSGTSSVTFKYVEGESILLHLSMKGIAVSSGSACSSNDLQASHVLLAMGIPEEFAHGTIRFSLGKYNTKEEIDYTLNVVIETIEKLRTLSPLWNEYINRK
- a CDS encoding arsenate reductase family protein translates to MTVLFFNYPKCSTCVKARKWLEENKIDFTSRHIVEEKPTAEELKSFIKLSNLPLKKFFNTSGIFYRQLNLKDKIPTMTEDEAINLLSSNGMLVKRPLIVCDKGILIGFKVDEWKNFFEK
- the nifU gene encoding Fe-S cluster assembly scaffold protein NifU, translating into MQYTEKVMEHFMNPKHVGVMENPDGYGKIGNPSCGDIMEIFLRIENDIITDVKFRTFGCASAIASSSVSTEMVLGKSIEEALKLTNKAVVEELGGLPPAKMHCSVLAEEAIKAAIEDYLSKKQK
- a CDS encoding D-alanyl-D-alanine carboxypeptidase family protein — its product is MKKIIICFLIIFNFIYSNENNTKNYRSYLLGDQVGNIYIKENEKQLYPLASVTKIMTLLVTYDAIKNKEISLKDKVVIDNEILKINGSKVWMYEGQRITVEDLIKATAIHSANNAAYALAKYIGKGNVDTFIKRMKNKSIELGIENEVKFFTPTGLPTSMTGKPMDIGSTLGIYKLSLKALEYESLINLSSKKEVTIYNGKQKLKNRNNILGQQGIYGLKTGHHSQAGYNMSVLSKKDGMNIIYVVLGGKNEKERDYKILKDITKFFDKYKNQIFLNKDIVLDNIEIKNGNKKNIDIYPEKDFSKIIKKESTVKFLIEYYPIDLPLEEKDRVGYYKILVNEEILDEGNLIIKEEVLENKGKFKKYKNI
- the tyrS gene encoding tyrosine--tRNA ligase, with product MNNVYDVLKERGYLKQFTDEEAIKKLLGEEKVTFYIGFDPTADSLHVGHFIAMMFMAHMQKFGHRPIALIGGGTAMIGDPSGRTDMRQMMTKETIAHNVSCIKKQMEKFIDFTDGKAILANNGDWLLDLNYIEFIRDIGSLFSVNRMLSAECFKTRMENGGLSFLEFNYMLMQGYDFYVLNQKYNCKMQLGGDDQWSNIIAGINIIRKKKQEEAYGMTCTLLTNSEGKKMGKTAKGALWLDPKKTTPYEFYQYWRNVDDADVEKCLSLLTFIPMDEVKRLSSLKDAEINKAKVVLAYEITKMIHGEDEAEKAKLASEALFGSGNNMENVPTKEITEKQLGVELTEFLSVNKVLKNKSEGRRLIEQNGMSVNDEKITDVKFMITKDLFEEKEYIIVKMGKKRFLKIVLK